The following coding sequences are from one Candidatus Rokuibacteriota bacterium window:
- a CDS encoding DUF3488 domain-containing protein produces the protein MSLQLAFKVSIYLLVLDGIAALVVGGLFSPAGAALVLLAVVGSWWGDRLRAWSDAVPALWRVLALGAAAFAVIDLFYLAESLLDGFVHLLLFVTCYKLYNRQSLRDARDVFILTFFMLVAAAALTVSLGFLLILAAFLVLGIWSCILYQLLGETTRYRPEQIATLGGQWLIAPSFVAVVLTASALTMAFTLVIFFVIPRIGQAALPLKARAGQVLSGFSNRVDLGSFGSIQTDPTVVMRVRFPGGSPPPDVLAALRWRGVAFDHFDGREWRVSRPDRKPAVRGPDGQFVLAPPHGGRFLIQEIYLEPIGSDALFAVPRLLGVSLPAGQLFVDSTESAALSIPNARVRYVAYSELEPDPRRDPRAPTGAVPEGIGERYLQLPRLSPRVAALARDVTRGARDPYEAAVALTEYLRRRFQYTLDLKRQSDLPPLEEFLFVSRAGNCEFFAASLVVLLRTLEIPARVVNGFQLGEWNPYGGYFMVRQRDAHSWVEVHLPGVGWVTLDPSPRAELDAAFLTSQLSHYLDSIRMRWYRYIVNWSLLDQIGAAAAIRRHTFQWRRAVSRAWLSTEWQAWDRWMLVAGVLGVAFLLAAGVRRASGRSAHRRALMPPRRFRAYDALLKKLSRAALVPRPSETAREFASRASLAVPDFGVALREVTAGYERARFGDAPVGSEEERRLLALVESLPPRS, from the coding sequence GTGTCGCTGCAGCTCGCGTTCAAGGTCTCGATCTACCTCCTCGTCCTGGACGGGATCGCGGCCCTCGTGGTCGGAGGGCTCTTCTCGCCGGCCGGGGCCGCCCTCGTTCTCCTGGCAGTCGTGGGGAGCTGGTGGGGCGACCGGCTCCGGGCATGGAGCGATGCCGTCCCGGCGCTCTGGCGCGTCCTCGCCCTCGGGGCCGCGGCCTTCGCCGTGATCGACCTTTTCTACCTGGCCGAGTCGCTCCTGGACGGCTTCGTTCACCTCCTACTGTTCGTCACGTGCTACAAGCTCTACAACCGCCAGAGCTTGCGGGATGCCCGCGACGTGTTCATCCTGACCTTCTTCATGCTGGTGGCCGCTGCGGCGCTCACGGTGAGCCTCGGCTTCCTGCTCATCCTCGCCGCGTTCCTGGTGCTCGGGATCTGGAGCTGCATCCTCTACCAGCTTCTGGGCGAGACCACCCGGTACCGCCCCGAGCAGATCGCGACGCTCGGAGGGCAGTGGCTCATCGCGCCATCCTTCGTCGCGGTCGTGCTGACAGCGTCAGCCCTCACCATGGCCTTCACCCTCGTGATCTTCTTCGTGATCCCGCGGATCGGCCAGGCCGCGCTGCCGCTCAAGGCGCGGGCCGGCCAGGTACTGTCGGGGTTCTCGAACCGCGTGGACCTCGGCAGCTTCGGGTCGATCCAGACCGATCCTACCGTGGTGATGCGGGTGCGCTTCCCCGGCGGGTCCCCGCCGCCGGACGTGCTGGCGGCGCTTCGCTGGCGCGGGGTCGCGTTCGATCACTTCGACGGCCGCGAATGGCGGGTGAGCCGCCCCGATCGGAAGCCGGCCGTCCGGGGCCCGGACGGCCAGTTCGTCCTGGCGCCGCCCCATGGCGGCCGGTTTCTGATCCAGGAGATCTACCTCGAGCCGATCGGGAGCGATGCGCTCTTCGCCGTCCCGCGGCTCCTCGGCGTCAGCCTGCCGGCGGGCCAATTGTTCGTGGACTCGACGGAGAGCGCGGCCCTCTCCATCCCCAACGCCCGGGTGCGCTACGTCGCCTATTCTGAGCTCGAGCCGGACCCCCGGCGTGACCCGCGCGCGCCCACGGGAGCCGTGCCGGAGGGGATCGGGGAGCGCTACCTTCAGCTCCCCCGGCTGTCGCCCCGCGTCGCTGCGCTCGCCCGGGACGTCACGCGTGGGGCTCGCGACCCCTATGAGGCCGCCGTCGCCCTGACCGAGTATCTCCGGCGAAGGTTTCAGTACACGCTCGACCTCAAGCGCCAGAGCGATCTCCCGCCGCTGGAGGAGTTCCTGTTCGTGAGCCGCGCGGGCAACTGCGAGTTCTTCGCCGCGAGCCTGGTCGTGCTCCTCCGGACGCTCGAGATTCCCGCCCGGGTGGTCAACGGGTTCCAGCTCGGAGAGTGGAACCCCTACGGCGGCTACTTCATGGTCCGCCAGCGCGATGCCCACTCCTGGGTCGAGGTGCACCTGCCCGGCGTCGGCTGGGTGACGCTCGACCCTTCCCCCCGGGCCGAGCTCGACGCCGCCTTCCTGACGAGCCAACTCTCCCACTACCTCGATTCGATCCGGATGCGCTGGTACCGCTACATCGTGAACTGGAGCCTGCTCGACCAGATCGGGGCCGCCGCCGCCATCCGTCGCCACACCTTCCAGTGGCGGCGGGCCGTGTCGCGGGCATGGCTGTCAACGGAGTGGCAAGCGTGGGACCGCTGGATGCTGGTGGCCGGTGTGCTCGGGGTGGCGTTTCTCCTGGCCGCAGGGGTCAGACGGGCCAGCGGGCGGTCCGCCCACCGCCGCGCCCTCATGCCGCCCCGCCGCTTCCGGGCCTATGACGCCCTCTTGAAGAAGCTCTCCCGGGCCGCGCTCGTCCCGCGCCCGTCAGAGACCGCGCGCGAGTTTGCCTCACGGGCGAGCCTCGCCGTTCCCGACTTCGGCGTCGCGCTGCGGGAGGTCACCGCCGGGTACGAGCGGGCCCGTTTTGGCGATGCGCCGGTCGGCTCGGAGGAAGAGCGACGGCTCCTCGCGCTCGTAGAGTCGCTTCCGCCGCGTAGTTGA
- a CDS encoding VanZ family protein, translating into MRLRRWIPPVVWMALIYVGSTASFSAEATGPVILPVLGALLPWADPAQLDFLHAALRKAAHVAEYGILAWLWLRALAAAPTARAGGPGGRHTLAALAISIAYATLDELHQRWTGARAGSLLDVFWDAAGASLGVAVIRFGWQTVVGGLTTTLFWIAAAGGTLLLLLHLLTGTPGRWLWLSAPLAWIALWAWRRRRRPAP; encoded by the coding sequence ATGCGCCTCCGACGCTGGATCCCTCCGGTCGTCTGGATGGCGCTGATCTATGTCGGCTCGACGGCGAGCTTCAGCGCCGAAGCCACGGGGCCCGTGATCCTCCCCGTGCTGGGCGCGCTGCTCCCGTGGGCTGACCCGGCCCAGCTCGACTTTCTCCACGCGGCGCTTCGGAAGGCCGCGCACGTCGCCGAGTACGGAATCCTCGCGTGGCTCTGGCTCCGCGCCCTCGCCGCGGCTCCCACCGCGCGCGCTGGCGGCCCCGGCGGCCGGCATACCCTCGCGGCGCTCGCGATCTCGATCGCCTACGCCACCCTCGACGAGCTCCACCAGCGCTGGACCGGAGCCCGGGCGGGGAGCCTCCTGGACGTGTTCTGGGATGCGGCCGGCGCCTCGCTCGGCGTCGCGGTGATCCGGTTCGGCTGGCAGACGGTCGTGGGGGGCCTCACGACGACCCTCTTCTGGATCGCGGCGGCCGGCGGCACGCTCCTCCTGCTCCTGCACCTCTTGACCGGCACGCCTGGCCGCTGGCTCTGGCTCAGCGCGCCTCTGGCCTGGATCGCGCTCTGGGCGTGGCGTCGCCGGCGCCGGCCCGCCCCGTAA
- a CDS encoding DUF58 domain-containing protein, with product MRGLRLARLTPSEIFAGRPALFGLTLTNTKRWLSAYSIALESPPVAGGGVRVSYVPKLDPGQETLVTTEETLPRRGRHQLPRVRVVTRFPFGLFLKASRPLLRQEVLVYPAVRPLTPEDLRGLEGDGSQPRRKVGQGADLHNLRDYRWGDDPRLIHWKSSAKTNRPVVRELEAEAALAVRLVLEPAPGPAQPDRVEGALSWAASLAAHLIAEGGQVELVGPGLNVQRGSGPAQLRRILEALALFDSDAGGGPGAPEATRATPHAGSLRPLESPVRVIRISLGGSAAG from the coding sequence ATGCGCGGGCTCAGGCTCGCGCGGCTGACACCGAGCGAGATCTTCGCGGGTCGACCCGCGCTCTTCGGGCTCACCCTCACCAATACCAAGCGGTGGCTCTCCGCCTATTCGATCGCGCTCGAGTCTCCCCCGGTGGCGGGCGGGGGCGTCCGGGTCTCCTACGTTCCCAAGCTCGATCCCGGCCAGGAGACGCTCGTGACGACGGAGGAGACGCTCCCGAGGCGCGGCCGTCACCAGCTCCCCAGGGTCAGGGTCGTCACCCGCTTCCCCTTCGGCCTCTTCCTCAAGGCGAGCCGCCCGCTCCTGCGCCAGGAGGTGCTGGTCTACCCGGCAGTCAGGCCGTTGACACCCGAGGATCTCAGGGGCCTCGAGGGCGACGGCAGCCAGCCGCGGCGGAAGGTCGGCCAGGGCGCCGATCTCCACAACCTCCGCGACTACCGCTGGGGAGACGATCCGCGCCTGATCCACTGGAAGTCGAGCGCCAAGACCAATCGCCCCGTGGTCCGGGAGCTCGAGGCCGAGGCCGCCCTCGCGGTTCGCTTGGTCCTTGAGCCCGCCCCGGGGCCCGCCCAGCCCGATCGCGTGGAGGGCGCGCTCTCCTGGGCAGCCTCGCTGGCCGCCCATCTGATCGCCGAGGGCGGCCAGGTGGAGCTGGTGGGTCCCGGGCTCAACGTACAGCGCGGCTCGGGTCCCGCTCAGCTGAGGCGGATCCTGGAGGCGCTGGCCCTGTTTGATTCGGACGCCGGGGGCGGGCCGGGCGCTCCCGAGGCGACCCGCGCCACGCCCCATGCCGGATCCCTGCGTCCCCTCGAATCTCCGGTCCGCGTGATCCGGATCAGCCTCGGCGGGTCGGCTGCGGGGTAA
- a CDS encoding DEAD/DEAH box helicase: MGKISGGSVTDRPLGELLDRLLTSPETGSAVTATRHFPARPAVWADSPASLDPRLTQALRSRGITQLYSHQARAFELVEKGHHVVVVTPTASGKTLCYNLPVLQGLLQRPEARVLYLFPTKALAQDQLAELEALARALPNLRMFTYDGDTPQDARRAVRARANLVLTNPDMLHSGILPHHTKWLNLFQNLRYVVIDELHAYRGVFGSHLANVLRRLKRIAAHYGSTPQFIMASATIANPRELAERLIGEPVEEIAESGAPSGEKLFVCYNPPVVNPELGIRAPYLGEAGRLAVRFLREEIATIVFAQSRLAAEVLLSTIKKAVEDRTGDSGIVRGYRGGYLPTRRREVERGLRSGEVRGVVSTSALELGVDIGHLDVAVLAGYPGTIASLWQQAGRAGRRSGPGAALFVASSAPLDQFMVTHPDYLFGSPPEHARVNPENPHILVSHLKCAAFELPFDAEARFGALEVGAKLRALEEAGLLHQAGGQWHWTSESYPADHISLRTVTSDNFLVIDTAARDAREKKRRQIIAEVDWKSAFAMIHPKAIYLVEGEPFEVQELHYREDEEKVAYVKRVSVDYFTDAITAKGVWILARFAERSSPELLAEHGEVLVAEKVVGFKKIKFGTLENVGSGEVELPQQEMQTTGCWLTLDPGFLAGISPNREEVVDGLRGLTYLLHHLAPIFILCDIRDLGSWLGDLTPAGGSPVVTAQSARARLLAAAEFTPTAYFYDSQPGGLGLAEGIFSVLPDLLRRARETLTACPCRWGCPSCVGPVNEVGRRAKAIASAILNRLAP; encoded by the coding sequence ATGGGAAAAATTTCGGGAGGCTCGGTGACGGATCGGCCGCTCGGAGAGCTCCTCGATCGACTCCTGACCTCCCCGGAGACGGGGAGCGCCGTCACCGCGACGCGTCACTTTCCCGCTCGACCCGCCGTCTGGGCCGACTCTCCCGCGAGCCTCGATCCGCGCCTGACCCAGGCGCTCAGGTCCCGCGGCATCACCCAGCTCTACTCCCACCAGGCGCGCGCCTTCGAGCTGGTCGAGAAAGGCCACCACGTCGTCGTCGTGACGCCCACGGCTTCGGGGAAGACCCTCTGCTACAACCTCCCGGTCCTCCAGGGGCTTCTCCAGCGGCCCGAAGCCCGGGTCCTCTACCTCTTCCCGACCAAGGCCCTGGCCCAGGACCAGCTGGCCGAGCTGGAGGCGCTGGCGCGGGCGCTGCCGAACCTCAGGATGTTCACCTACGACGGCGACACTCCTCAGGACGCGCGTCGCGCCGTCCGGGCCCGCGCCAACCTGGTCCTCACGAACCCCGACATGCTCCACTCCGGGATCCTCCCCCACCACACGAAGTGGCTGAACCTCTTCCAGAACCTGCGCTACGTGGTGATCGACGAGCTTCACGCCTACCGCGGCGTCTTCGGGAGCCACCTGGCCAACGTCCTCCGGCGCCTCAAGCGGATCGCGGCCCACTACGGCTCGACCCCGCAGTTCATCATGGCCTCCGCCACCATCGCCAACCCGCGGGAGTTGGCCGAGCGGCTGATCGGCGAGCCCGTGGAGGAGATCGCCGAGAGCGGCGCGCCGTCCGGGGAGAAGCTCTTCGTCTGCTACAACCCCCCCGTTGTCAACCCCGAGCTCGGGATCCGGGCGCCCTATCTGGGTGAAGCCGGCCGCCTGGCCGTGCGTTTCCTCCGCGAGGAGATCGCCACCATCGTCTTCGCCCAGAGCCGGCTCGCTGCCGAGGTCCTGCTCTCGACCATCAAGAAGGCGGTCGAGGACAGGACAGGGGACTCCGGAATCGTCCGCGGCTACCGGGGCGGGTACTTGCCGACGCGGCGCCGCGAGGTGGAGCGCGGTCTCCGGAGCGGGGAGGTCCGCGGCGTCGTCTCCACGAGCGCGCTGGAGCTCGGCGTGGACATCGGTCACCTCGACGTGGCCGTCCTCGCCGGCTACCCGGGGACGATCGCCTCGCTCTGGCAGCAGGCCGGCCGCGCGGGACGGCGGAGCGGGCCGGGGGCAGCCCTCTTCGTCGCCAGCAGCGCGCCGCTCGACCAGTTCATGGTGACTCACCCGGACTACCTCTTCGGGAGTCCGCCCGAGCACGCACGGGTCAACCCCGAGAACCCCCACATCCTGGTCAGCCACCTGAAGTGCGCGGCCTTTGAGCTTCCCTTCGACGCCGAGGCGCGCTTCGGCGCCCTCGAGGTCGGCGCGAAACTCCGCGCGCTCGAGGAGGCCGGCCTTCTCCACCAGGCGGGAGGGCAGTGGCACTGGACTTCCGAGAGCTATCCCGCCGACCACATCTCGCTCAGGACCGTGACCTCTGACAACTTTCTCGTGATCGACACGGCCGCGCGCGACGCCCGGGAGAAAAAGCGCCGGCAGATCATCGCCGAGGTGGACTGGAAGAGCGCCTTCGCCATGATCCACCCGAAGGCCATCTACCTGGTGGAAGGGGAGCCCTTCGAGGTCCAGGAGCTCCACTACCGGGAGGACGAGGAGAAAGTCGCGTACGTCAAGCGGGTGAGCGTGGACTACTTCACCGACGCCATCACAGCCAAGGGCGTCTGGATCCTCGCGCGCTTCGCCGAGCGGTCCTCACCCGAGCTCTTGGCCGAGCACGGGGAGGTGCTGGTCGCCGAGAAGGTGGTGGGATTCAAGAAGATCAAGTTTGGGACCCTCGAGAACGTGGGCTCAGGGGAGGTTGAACTTCCCCAGCAGGAGATGCAGACCACGGGCTGCTGGCTCACCCTCGATCCGGGCTTCCTCGCCGGGATCTCTCCCAACCGGGAGGAGGTCGTGGACGGGCTCAGGGGTCTCACCTATCTCCTCCACCACCTCGCCCCGATCTTCATCCTCTGCGACATCCGGGACCTGGGCTCCTGGCTCGGCGACCTCACCCCCGCAGGCGGGTCGCCGGTCGTGACCGCCCAGTCGGCGCGCGCGCGTCTCCTCGCGGCGGCGGAGTTCACCCCGACCGCGTACTTCTACGACAGCCAGCCCGGCGGGCTCGGCCTCGCCGAGGGGATCTTCTCCGTGCTTCCCGATCTGCTTCGCCGGGCGCGCGAGACCTTGACGGCCTGCCCGTGCCGCTGGGGGTGCCCCTCGTGCGTCGGCCCCGTCAACGAGGTCGGCCGCCGGGCCAAGGCCATCGCGAGCGCGATCCTGAACCGGCTGGCTCCCTGA
- a CDS encoding ribonuclease H-like domain-containing protein — protein MALPARSHAAEALVGGSLEPTPQGPILVARRRYALLHREGSVPLAAALEPPPEVLSLLARSREGSPPPHRLLYLDTETTGLAGGTGTYVFLVGVGFFDGEGFVVHQYFMRDLDEEPALLAALDALLPRFAGVVTYNGRAFDLSLLETRFVLARRPWPESLWHLDLLPAARRVWGSSLTDCRLTTVEAHALGLSRTDDVPGALIPSLYFDYLRRRHPAVLPKLFAHNRQDVLSLVALAGWMGRALSDPEGVSLRAEEYAGLGRLWEPWDGERSQRCYRAALDRRLPEPSRGRLLLRLAELAKRDRRWEEACTLWETAIAGAGFHIRPWEELAKYHEHRSRDVPRASCLVTEALRRARAAAADPLVIERLTYRLARLTRRLGDGRASPA, from the coding sequence ATGGCGCTCCCCGCGCGCTCTCACGCAGCCGAAGCCCTGGTCGGCGGCAGCTTGGAGCCGACCCCCCAAGGGCCCATTCTCGTCGCGCGCCGCCGGTACGCACTCCTGCACCGGGAGGGGAGCGTCCCGCTCGCGGCTGCCCTCGAACCCCCGCCGGAGGTTCTGAGTCTTCTCGCTCGGAGCCGGGAGGGGAGCCCGCCGCCCCACCGGCTCCTCTACCTCGATACCGAGACGACGGGCCTCGCCGGCGGAACGGGCACGTATGTGTTCCTGGTGGGGGTGGGTTTCTTCGACGGCGAGGGCTTCGTCGTCCACCAGTACTTCATGAGGGACCTGGACGAGGAGCCCGCCCTGCTCGCGGCCCTCGACGCGCTGCTCCCGCGCTTCGCGGGGGTCGTGACGTACAATGGCCGCGCCTTCGACCTCTCGCTCCTCGAGACGCGCTTCGTCCTGGCCCGCCGTCCCTGGCCCGAGAGCCTCTGGCACCTTGACCTCCTCCCCGCCGCGCGGCGGGTCTGGGGCTCAAGCCTCACCGACTGCCGGCTCACGACGGTGGAGGCGCACGCGCTCGGGCTCAGCCGGACGGACGACGTGCCGGGCGCGCTGATCCCGAGCCTTTACTTCGACTATCTGCGGCGGCGCCACCCCGCTGTGCTTCCGAAGCTCTTCGCCCACAACCGCCAGGACGTGCTCTCGCTCGTGGCCCTGGCCGGGTGGATGGGCCGGGCGCTCAGCGATCCGGAGGGCGTCTCCCTCCGCGCCGAGGAGTACGCGGGGCTCGGGAGGCTCTGGGAGCCGTGGGATGGCGAGCGGAGCCAGCGGTGTTACCGGGCGGCCCTGGACCGGCGCCTCCCTGAGCCCTCACGCGGACGGCTCCTCCTCCGGCTCGCCGAGCTGGCCAAGCGCGATCGCCGCTGGGAGGAGGCCTGCACCCTCTGGGAGACGGCGATCGCGGGGGCCGGCTTTCACATTCGTCCGTGGGAGGAGCTGGCGAAGTACCACGAGCACCGGAGCCGCGACGTCCCCAGAGCGTCGTGTCTCGTGACCGAAGCCCTCAGGCGGGCGCGCGCGGCCGCCGCCGACCCGCTGGTCATCGAGCGCCTGACCTATCGTCTGGCCCGTCTCACCCGCCGTCTCGGAGACGGGCGCGCCTCCCCCGCCTGA
- a CDS encoding MoxR family ATPase: MNPAELVHRLEVNISQALVGKPEVVRLAVVGLLARGHLLIEDVPGVGKTTLAQALARSLGCSFQRIQFTSDLLPSDILGVSVYDPKSGEFVFKPGPLFANVVLADEINRTTPKTQSGLLEAMNEFQVSLDHHTYPLPQPFMVLATQNPMEYQGTHPLPESQLDRFLLRIRIGYPEPVDEKAILRWRGLGAIQELEPVLSPGDVAMLQASAQQIRLDDSILDYVMALVEATRRTPLLGLGVSPRGAQALVRAAQALALADGRGYVVPDDVKALAVPALAHRVLVRSRLERVGGEAVEAETVIRSLLQEIPVPR, translated from the coding sequence ATGAATCCCGCTGAACTGGTCCATCGCCTCGAGGTCAACATCAGCCAGGCCCTGGTGGGCAAGCCGGAGGTCGTGCGCCTGGCCGTCGTCGGGCTCCTGGCGCGGGGCCATCTCCTCATCGAGGATGTCCCAGGCGTCGGAAAGACCACGCTCGCCCAGGCGCTGGCCCGCTCGCTGGGTTGCTCGTTTCAGCGGATCCAGTTCACCTCCGACCTCCTCCCGTCGGACATCCTGGGCGTGTCGGTCTACGACCCGAAGAGCGGCGAGTTCGTCTTCAAGCCGGGCCCCCTCTTCGCCAACGTCGTCCTGGCGGACGAGATCAACCGGACCACGCCCAAGACCCAGTCGGGTCTCCTCGAGGCGATGAACGAGTTCCAGGTCTCGCTCGACCACCACACCTACCCGCTCCCCCAGCCCTTCATGGTCCTCGCCACCCAGAACCCGATGGAGTACCAGGGGACCCATCCGCTCCCCGAATCCCAGCTCGACCGTTTCCTCCTGAGGATCCGGATCGGCTATCCGGAACCAGTAGACGAAAAGGCGATCCTGCGCTGGCGCGGGCTCGGGGCGATCCAGGAGCTAGAGCCGGTGCTCTCTCCCGGCGACGTCGCCATGCTCCAGGCCTCCGCCCAGCAGATCAGGCTCGACGACTCGATCCTGGATTACGTGATGGCGCTGGTCGAGGCGACCCGCCGGACGCCGCTCCTGGGGCTCGGCGTGAGCCCGCGGGGGGCCCAGGCCCTGGTCCGGGCCGCCCAGGCCCTCGCCCTGGCCGACGGGCGCGGCTACGTCGTCCCTGATGACGTCAAGGCGCTGGCCGTCCCCGCCCTCGCCCATCGCGTTCTGGTGCGCTCGCGCCTGGAGCGGGTGGGTGGCGAGGCCGTTGAAGCCGAGACGGTCATCCGCTCGCTCCTGCAGGAGATTCCGGTTCCGCGCTAG
- a CDS encoding ABC transporter ATP-binding protein yields the protein MRLLELQDVTKRYAPDPPPAVDRLTLAVEQGEILVLLGPSGCGKTTTLRLVAGFEVPDAGSVVIRGAVMAGPGRWSPPEERGVGVVFQDYALFPHLTVADNVAFGLNSLDRSARKKQVTLTLELVGLEAFATRYPHELSGGQQQRVALARALAPAPALILLDEPFSNLDADLRAQLREEVEKILRNTGTTAIFVTHDQEEAFTLADRVGVLNQGRLEQLDRPEQIYHHPATRFVAEFVGAADFLPGVVTAEGIATELGVFAHRDGPGVGERVEVMIRPDDITFDPHPDGESTIVHRHFRGSENLYCIRLPSGHLVHSSQPSSAFFPPGTQVRAEAHVIHVVTFPADVRPLQHE from the coding sequence ATGCGCCTCCTCGAGCTCCAGGACGTCACGAAGCGCTACGCGCCCGACCCGCCGCCCGCCGTCGATCGTCTCACGCTCGCGGTGGAGCAGGGGGAGATTCTGGTCCTCCTCGGGCCGTCGGGGTGCGGGAAGACGACGACGCTCAGGCTGGTCGCCGGCTTCGAGGTCCCTGACGCGGGCTCCGTGGTGATCCGCGGAGCGGTCATGGCGGGGCCGGGGCGGTGGAGCCCCCCGGAGGAGCGGGGGGTCGGCGTGGTGTTCCAGGACTACGCGCTCTTCCCGCACCTCACCGTGGCGGACAACGTCGCGTTCGGCCTGAACAGCCTGGACCGCTCGGCCCGGAAAAAGCAGGTCACGCTGACCCTGGAGCTCGTCGGCCTCGAGGCCTTCGCGACGCGCTACCCCCACGAGCTCTCGGGCGGCCAGCAGCAGCGCGTGGCGCTGGCCCGCGCCCTCGCCCCCGCGCCCGCGTTGATCCTCCTCGATGAGCCGTTCTCCAACCTGGACGCCGACCTCCGCGCCCAACTGAGGGAAGAGGTCGAGAAGATCCTCAGGAACACGGGCACGACAGCGATCTTCGTCACCCACGACCAGGAAGAGGCCTTCACGCTGGCCGACCGGGTGGGCGTCCTGAACCAGGGCCGGCTGGAACAGCTCGATAGGCCTGAGCAGATCTACCACCACCCCGCCACCCGCTTCGTTGCCGAGTTCGTGGGGGCCGCGGACTTCCTCCCGGGCGTGGTCACAGCCGAAGGGATCGCCACCGAGCTCGGGGTCTTCGCTCATAGGGACGGCCCCGGGGTCGGCGAGAGGGTGGAGGTCATGATCCGGCCCGACGACATCACCTTCGACCCCCACCCCGACGGTGAGAGCACCATCGTCCACCGCCACTTCCGCGGCTCGGAGAACCTCTACTGCATCCGGCTCCCCTCAGGCCATCTCGTCCACTCCTCGCAGCCGTCGTCAGCCTTCTTCCCCCCAGGGACCCAGGTCCGGGCTGAAGCCCACGTCATCCATGTCGTGACATTCCCGGCGGACGTCCGGCCGCTCCAGCACGAGTAG
- a CDS encoding PIN domain-containing protein: protein MYLVDTSVWVHALRPKGNPEIRARLRPLIIAGEAAVSEWILLELITGLRKSESQETLLAWFQPVRRLNFWYSTSWEHAWANAARLRKRGISVTAADCLIATVAIDNKVPLAHCDADFEKMKGILPLTTDDWTPHRPR, encoded by the coding sequence CGTTGATACGTCGGTCTGGGTTCACGCCCTTCGCCCTAAAGGTAACCCTGAGATCAGGGCGCGCCTTCGACCGCTCATCATCGCGGGCGAGGCTGCGGTGAGTGAATGGATCCTCCTGGAGTTGATCACCGGTCTGCGTAAGTCCGAATCACAGGAGACTCTGTTGGCGTGGTTCCAGCCGGTCCGGCGGCTCAATTTCTGGTACTCCACCTCCTGGGAGCATGCGTGGGCGAACGCGGCTCGTCTTAGGAAACGGGGGATCTCGGTGACTGCGGCCGATTGCCTGATCGCCACCGTAGCGATCGACAACAAAGTCCCGCTCGCGCACTGCGATGCTGACTTCGAGAAAATGAAGGGTATTCTCCCGCTGACCACCGACGATTGGACGCCACACCGACCGCGCTGA